One window of Anaerolineales bacterium genomic DNA carries:
- a CDS encoding Glu/Leu/Phe/Val dehydrogenase → MSPTNDKHNPFKIAQQQLDEAASVLKLDPAVHELLRWPLRELHVTLPVKMDDGTTKIFHGFRVQYNDARGPTKGGIRYHPDETIDTVRALAAWMTWKCAVVDIPLGGGKGGIICNPKELSMGELERLSRAYIRQVGRIIGLEKDVPAPDVYTTPQIMAWMADEYAFLKGHNEFGVITGKPLAMGGSAGRGDATARGGIYCLREAGKVLGIDLQDAPAAIQGFGNAGSFAHKLGAEILGLKVVAVSDSRGGIYDEEGLDYKNVLTHKHRTGSVIDFPGAKEISNEDLLELDVSVLFPSALENVITEANAANIKARISVELANGPTTPEADKILHKNGVYVIPDFLANAGGVTVSYFEMVQNAYDYYWDEDMVHQRLDAKMTTAFHAVHEAAEEHEVHNRLAAYLVAVNRVAEVVKLRGWA, encoded by the coding sequence ATGTCACCAACAAACGATAAGCACAATCCCTTCAAGATCGCACAGCAGCAATTGGACGAAGCCGCCTCCGTCCTCAAATTGGATCCCGCCGTGCACGAATTGCTGCGCTGGCCGCTGCGTGAACTGCACGTGACGCTGCCGGTGAAGATGGACGACGGGACGACCAAAATCTTCCACGGCTTCCGTGTGCAGTACAACGACGCGCGCGGGCCGACGAAGGGCGGCATCCGCTATCACCCCGACGAGACTATCGACACCGTCCGTGCATTGGCCGCCTGGATGACCTGGAAGTGCGCCGTCGTCGATATTCCCCTTGGGGGCGGCAAAGGCGGAATCATTTGCAATCCCAAAGAACTCTCGATGGGTGAGCTCGAGCGCCTCAGCCGCGCCTACATTCGCCAGGTGGGACGCATCATCGGCCTGGAAAAGGACGTACCCGCGCCTGATGTCTACACCACGCCGCAGATCATGGCCTGGATGGCGGACGAATACGCCTTCCTGAAAGGCCACAATGAATTCGGTGTCATCACAGGCAAACCACTTGCCATGGGAGGCTCCGCCGGACGTGGGGATGCCACCGCTCGCGGTGGCATTTATTGTCTCCGGGAAGCCGGCAAAGTATTGGGCATCGATCTACAAGATGCACCGGCAGCCATCCAGGGATTCGGCAATGCGGGTTCGTTCGCCCACAAACTCGGCGCCGAGATTCTAGGTCTCAAAGTCGTCGCCGTATCCGATTCTCGAGGCGGGATATACGATGAAGAAGGCCTCGACTACAAAAATGTGCTCACCCACAAACATCGCACCGGCTCGGTGATCGACTTCCCCGGCGCCAAGGAAATCAGCAATGAAGATCTTTTGGAACTCGACGTCAGCGTTCTCTTCCCTTCCGCTCTGGAAAATGTCATCACGGAAGCGAACGCGGCAAACATCAAGGCGAGGATCTCCGTCGAACTGGCCAACGGCCCGACCACGCCCGAAGCCGATAAAATCCTGCACAAGAACGGCGTCTACGTCATCCCCGATTTTCTGGCCAACGCCGGCGGCGTGACGGTCTCGTATTTCGAGATGGTGCAGAATGCCTACGACTACTACTGGGACGAAGATATGGTCCACCAACGCCTGGATGCCAAGATGACGACCGCTTTCCATGCCGTCCACGAAGCAGCCGAGGAACACGAGGTTCACAATCGTCTGGCGGCGTATCTGGTCGCGGTGAACCGGGTCGCTGAAGTAGTAAAACTTCGAGGCTGGGCTTAG
- the gatB gene encoding Asp-tRNA(Asn)/Glu-tRNA(Gln) amidotransferase subunit GatB, whose product MSEYEPIIGLEIHAELLTQSKMFCGCSVVDPTTSEPNTAVCEICTGMPGTLPAINQRAVEFAIRVGLALHCGINETSVFARKNYFYPDLPKGYQISMYELPLATNGWLDIRTEEGEKRIRIRRVHLEEDTGKLTHCDGYSLVDYNRSGVPLLEIVSEPDMRSMQEVKSFSHAIRSFLRYLEVNSGDMEKGVMRFEANVSVRPVGSDRLGTRTEIKNLNSFRAMVHAIDFEVERQSEVLSSNGEVVQETLGWDKVNGVTVSQRGKEEAHDYRYFPEPDLPPLHVDPVWVEQIRSQLPELPDAKVARFVEQYGLTPYTSDILVVERAVADFFEEAVSVTADLPADKIANWVTSDLFGLLNEAGIEITESKVSPRALSDLVAMVEAGDINATSAKAVLAETFESGKTPADIVAAQGLAQLNDAEAIDALIQQVLQENPEQVDLYLGGKVNLSQWFFGQVMQATRGRANPSIVRSCLEDALLHLQKTHHADS is encoded by the coding sequence ATGTCAGAGTACGAACCGATTATTGGCCTGGAGATACACGCCGAATTATTGACTCAGTCGAAGATGTTCTGCGGCTGCAGCGTCGTCGATCCGACGACCTCCGAACCCAACACCGCAGTGTGTGAAATCTGCACCGGCATGCCCGGCACGTTGCCGGCGATCAACCAACGCGCGGTCGAGTTCGCCATCCGCGTGGGGTTGGCGCTGCACTGCGGGATCAATGAGACCAGCGTATTCGCCCGCAAGAATTACTTCTACCCCGATCTGCCCAAGGGATACCAGATTTCCATGTACGAGCTGCCCCTGGCGACCAATGGGTGGCTGGACATTCGCACAGAGGAAGGCGAAAAACGTATCCGCATCCGCCGCGTCCACCTCGAAGAGGACACCGGGAAGTTGACTCACTGCGATGGATATTCCCTGGTGGATTACAACCGCTCCGGCGTGCCTCTGCTCGAGATCGTCAGCGAACCCGATATGCGTTCCATGCAGGAGGTCAAATCCTTTTCCCACGCCATCCGCAGCTTCCTGCGCTATCTCGAAGTGAACAGCGGAGACATGGAAAAAGGCGTCATGCGTTTCGAAGCGAATGTCTCCGTCCGTCCCGTTGGATCCGATCGATTGGGCACGCGTACGGAGATCAAGAACCTCAACTCCTTCCGCGCGATGGTTCACGCAATCGATTTCGAAGTCGAACGCCAATCCGAAGTTCTTTCCTCGAACGGTGAAGTGGTCCAGGAAACGCTGGGCTGGGATAAAGTCAACGGCGTTACCGTCTCGCAGCGCGGCAAAGAGGAGGCGCACGACTACCGTTACTTCCCCGAGCCCGATCTGCCGCCGCTGCACGTCGATCCGGTATGGGTCGAGCAGATCCGATCGCAGCTTCCGGAACTTCCCGACGCCAAAGTTGCGCGTTTCGTCGAACAGTATGGACTTACGCCCTACACTTCCGACATCCTCGTCGTCGAGCGCGCCGTAGCGGATTTCTTCGAAGAAGCCGTCTCCGTCACAGCGGATTTGCCTGCGGATAAAATCGCCAATTGGGTCACCAGCGACCTCTTTGGACTGCTGAACGAAGCCGGAATCGAAATCACTGAAAGCAAGGTTTCTCCCCGGGCGTTATCTGACCTGGTCGCTATGGTGGAGGCGGGGGACATCAACGCCACGAGTGCGAAGGCCGTGCTTGCAGAGACATTTGAAAGCGGAAAAACGCCGGCTGATATCGTTGCCGCCCAAGGTCTGGCTCAGCTCAACGATGCGGAGGCGATAGACGCCCTCATCCAACAAGTGCTGCAGGAAAATCCCGAACAGGTCGATCTGTATCTGGGGGGGAAGGTAAATCTTTCTCAATGGTTTTTCGGGCAAGTGATGCAGGCAACCCGGGGTCGCGCGAATCCTTCCATCGTACGCTCTTGCCTCGAAGACGCCCTGCTACATCTGCAAAAAACTCATCACGCTGATTCGTGA
- a CDS encoding aminotransferase class I/II-fold pyridoxal phosphate-dependent enzyme: MRDFIARRVNDVPPSGIRRFFDIAATMDDVISLGIGEPDFVTPEPILEAGVQSLREGETGYTSNAGIFELREAVAAYLDRMYGVSYDPETEVLITVGVSEALHLALSAVVNPGDEVILHTPTFVSYQPEIIFAGGVPVAIQTRMEDSFQLMASDMASRITSKSKALLLGFPNNPTGAVMTRENMTALADLAKKNDLLVISDEIYDQLVYGGHKHVCFASLPGMRERTITLGGFSKSYAMTGWRIGYAAAPAPILAALSKIHQYTIMSAPTPSQAAALQALRNGRKHVQAMVAEYDRRRRLIVSGLNELGLPTFEPLGAFYAFPCIDASGMNDEDFAEHLLKEESVAVVPGNAFSAEGNFVRCCYATSYDKLEEALERIHHFMQRHG, encoded by the coding sequence ATGCGTGATTTTATCGCTCGTCGTGTTAACGATGTGCCCCCATCCGGCATCCGCCGTTTCTTCGACATTGCCGCAACGATGGATGACGTAATATCCCTGGGAATCGGCGAGCCGGATTTTGTCACCCCCGAACCCATCCTCGAGGCCGGCGTACAATCACTCAGAGAGGGAGAAACCGGATACACATCCAACGCGGGCATATTCGAACTCCGAGAAGCGGTTGCCGCCTATCTCGATCGCATGTACGGCGTCTCCTACGATCCGGAAACCGAAGTGCTGATCACCGTCGGTGTTTCGGAAGCGCTCCATCTGGCGCTCTCCGCCGTCGTCAATCCGGGCGACGAGGTCATCCTGCATACGCCGACCTTCGTCTCCTACCAGCCGGAGATCATCTTCGCCGGCGGCGTTCCCGTGGCCATCCAGACCAGAATGGAAGATTCGTTCCAGCTCATGGCCAGCGACATGGCCTCCCGAATTACGTCCAAGTCGAAGGCCCTGCTGCTGGGCTTTCCTAACAATCCAACCGGTGCGGTGATGACGCGCGAGAACATGACCGCCCTGGCCGACCTGGCAAAGAAGAACGACCTGCTGGTGATTTCCGATGAAATCTACGACCAATTGGTATACGGTGGCCACAAACATGTCTGCTTTGCCTCGCTGCCGGGAATGCGGGAACGAACCATAACGCTGGGCGGTTTTTCGAAAAGCTATGCGATGACCGGCTGGCGCATCGGCTACGCAGCGGCCCCGGCGCCGATTCTGGCGGCACTTTCGAAGATCCATCAATACACCATCATGTCCGCACCGACCCCCTCCCAGGCCGCCGCCCTGCAAGCGCTCCGAAACGGCAGGAAGCACGTGCAGGCCATGGTCGCGGAATACGATCGCCGACGGCGTTTGATCGTATCGGGGTTGAACGAACTCGGTTTACCCACCTTCGAGCCCCTGGGCGCGTTTTATGCATTTCCCTGCATCGACGCATCAGGCATGAACGATGAAGATTTCGCGGAACACTTGTTGAAGGAAGAATCCGTCGCCGTCGTTCCCGGCAATGCCTTCAGCGCCGAAGGAAATTTCGTGCGCTGCTGCTACGCCACGTCCTACGACAAGCTCGAAGAAGCCCTGGAGCGTATCCATCACTTCATGCAGCGTCACGGCTGA